Part of the Tenacibaculum sp. SZ-18 genome, TTGGTTCAATAGATATAACTTTATTCCATTTAAATGAAAAACCAAAATTAGGAGTTACAGAAAATGTTTCGGCAATATTGTCAACATCATTTAAAATATTCACACTTCTGTTTCCGTTTATACGAGTACCAATTCTAACATTAATGTTTGTGACAGAATCTAGTTTCACATTTTTATTATAGTTGGCTCCACTCCAAAAATTATACACTCCATCAGCATTATCATACGATGAGGTTCTAACTAAATTATCGTCAATAGTTGTTCTGCTTACAATTTGATTATTTGTTAAACTTCCTCCCATATAAAGAAAGAAACCTGTTCTTTTTTGCCAGTTAAATTTATTAAAGTTGGCATAAACTCTATGAGTTTGACTTGGTTTCAAGTTTGGGTTACCTGTGATAATATTAGACGGGTTGCTTACGTCGCTAAATGGCTGTAATTGATTTATGCTTGGAGCATTGTTATCTAAAGAATAATTTAAATACACAGATGCTTTAGAGTCAAATCTATATCTAAATGTTCCATCTAATGAAATATTATTGAAATCTTTTTCAAGACTTAAGTTTGGACGTAACAAGTCGATATTTTCCAAAGTTCTATTTACTTGACCAATTTCAAAATTGAATCTCCATTTTTTTACGTTGTAAACAAAGTCAATAGATGGAGTTTTTGTAATGTCATTATAAGTAAAATTAGAACTTAAATCTGTATTAAAAATACTAAAATCTTGTGTGGTATTATCAAAATCAAAGGTGCTTTCGACATTGGTTCTTTCGTCACGTCTAAAACGATATTTAGCATCAACATATAACTTTTTTGCGATTACAGGAATTCGATACGAAATTCTTGATCGTATACTATTTAATTCATTGTCTATAATGCTCTTTTGATCTCTTACTTCAGAGCTTGGATTTGTTCCTAAAATATCAATGGTTGATTTATTAAAGTCTTCTCCATCAGATTGATCAATTTGATTTTCCACAGTGGCTTTGATAAACGCCCCTTTTTTACCAAAACGTTTTGTAATATCTATTCTATTTTGAAAGTTTTTAGCATCGAAATTTGAGATAGAACTACTTGTAAATTCGTTTGTTAATACTTGGTTCTCATCCAATGATTGTTCTGATCTATTAAAAATACTTTCCCTTTTGTTAAATACAAATGATGGATTTACATTAATTAAAAATGTAGAGTCTATTTCGATGTCAAGTTCAGCATTTATGCTATGATTGTGATTATCGTTGTCTGAATTTGAATTTGAATTTGTAAAGTATCTTCTATCTGGTAATGTATATTCTCGATTATTACGAGAAACATTTTTAGAATTACTTCCTGAATAAAAATAATCAGCGTTTACATCAATTCCTTTTCCATACTCATCGGCATATGTTGCTCCAGCTGTTTTTGAGGTGATAATTCCATTTCCTCCTCCGAATTGTCTACCGCCAACTCCAAAAGAACCATTACCTCCAATCCAAACGCCGCTTCCATTTCCAAACATTTTTTGAATTTCACCAAAGCTAAAACCTGGTGAGTTAATGTTGTTTGCACTTGCTAAAACACTAAAACGTTGATTATTGTCAAATCGATTAACCATCGTTGCACCTTCAAAGCGTTCATTAGTTCCTCCTCCGGCAGAAACTCTACCAAACCACCCTTTATTATTTTCTTTCTTAATCGTTAAGTTAATAGTTTTATTATTTGCATCACCGTTTTCTCCAGAAAATGCCTCAGATTTAGTTTTAGTATCTGTTATTTGTACTTTCTCTATAATTTCTTTTGCTAAGTTTTTTGTTGTAATTGATGGGTCGTTCCCAAAAAATGGTTTTCCATTAACTAGAATTTTATTAACTGGTTTTCCGTTAACAGTAATTTTTCCTTCTTCATCGACTTCAACACCAGGAAGCTTTTTTAATAAATCTTCGACGTTAGCATCCTTTTTAGTTTTAAAAGATTTTACATTAAACTCAAGTGTGTCTTTTTTTATAGTTATGGGTGCTCTTGACTTTATGATTACTTCGTTCAGGAGATTTGATTCTTCTTTCAAAGAAATAGCTCCAAGGTTTAATTCTGGTGTTTCGTCTAAAGAGATTATTTTACTGTAGTTATCCATTCCGATGAAAGAAACAAATAACTTTACTTTGGTATGAAATGATTTTCCTTCTAGAGAGAAATAACCTTTATCATCAGAAATAGTATAAGAAACAATTGAGCTATCTTTTTCTTTCTCCAGATGTACTGTTGCGGCTTCAATTGGCATTTTCTCTTTTTGTGTTTGAATTTGACCTGAAATCCTAAATTTATAGGACTGACCAGAAACCAAGAAAGATGTGGTTAAAGCAATTAAAATCAATAATTTTTTCATAGAACTTATTGGTGTTTTTGATTGTCGGCGTAAAAGAACAAAAAAAACAGAGCTCCGAAAAGTTAATAAAAGTTAATTTATGTTATTTTTCATTTAGAAAATTCCCTTTAAACTTCACTTAAAAACTCATTTTAAGTTGTTTTTTGATAAAAGGGTTTTTTCCTGATTTTAGAATATCTTTTTGAGAAAACTTTGTGTAGTGTGTTTTTAATCAGTATCTTAGGATTAACAAAAAAATGTTACCCCCGAAACATGAAAATTTTGTTTACTTCCTTGCTAAGAATATTTTTTCAATTTTCGGTTTTTTCATAAATATATGTTTACTCTACTAAGGCAATTGACTTAGGGATAAAAGCTTTCAATGAAAAGAACCCTTCTGTAGCATATTAATGATTCGATGAGGTACTAAAAAGTCAATGTAGAACGGATAAGAAATCTTCAAAAATGGACTAATAGCCTTTTTCAAAACAAAGTAACAATTTCTTCTTGTTAACTCATTTTAGAGGAAGAGCACAAGTACTATTTAAAAGATTTTACACGCAAGTTATAGCCAGTAGTAATTATTTTAGAATGGGAGAGGAGTAGAAATAACGCAAGTGACTTTTACATTATATAAGAGAATACCAAATTAAAAACTATAAATAATGAGTTAGTTCCGAAATAAAGTTTTCAAAATCTTTAGCACTATTGTATTTCCTAACAAACTGGATTTTAAAAAATTTAGTCATTAGAAAATATTTTGAAATAGGAAATGAAGAGGATCATAAATTCTTAAAATAGGTTGAGTACTCATTGTTTTATTAATCATTTTAAACCCCCAATATTATGATTTTAAATAATTCTATTACACTAATAATAATGTTTACTAGCCTAATTGTTATGGGCCAAAAGGAAGTTTGTACAAGTTCAGAGAATGAAGTGGAAGATTTTAATTCAATTGGAAAGTGTGCCAAAGATAATTTTAAAAAATCTAAAGAAACGGAATTTGTTAAAATTTCATCTCGTAAAAGAGTCGTTAGAAGAAGAATATCTTCTAGTATTTTAAATTTAAGGAAAAGTGTAAAAAAATCTTCGCCCAGAAAATTGTCAATTCTTGAGATTGATCAAATTCCATTATTTGAAAACTGTAGTTTGACCTCAAGCCGAGACGAACAGCAAATTTGCTTTAATAATCAAATTAAACATCATATCAATAGTAATTTGAAGTACCCTGCATCTGCATTTAAAAACGGTTTAGAAGATCACGTTTTAGCTGAATTTGTTATTAATGAGAAAGGTGAGGTTTCGGATGTGAATATTATTAGTTCTAAAAAGCATCAGATTTTAGAAGATGAAGCGAAACGATTAATTTCAAGTTTACCAAAGTTGCTTCCAGCCAAACATAATGGAAAAGTAACCAAAATGAAGCATAGAGTATATGTTAATTTTAATTTATTAAATCACAGAATAAAACAGTTTTAGTAAATGGTATTATTAAAGATTACGTGTGTTTTGATAAGTTAAGTAAAATTCCAGTTTTTATAGGTTGGTCGGATTATGAGACTACCATTCGACAATAATGAATCAAAAAAACTCTCGCTAATTATCTTTTAGGGAATTTAGTTTATCCTCTTGATGCAGTTTCTGAAGGTATTGAAGCGAGAATTTGGGTATGATTTATTGTTGATAAAGAAGGGTACGTTCAGAACATTACAACGTCGAGACCAGAAAATGCAAAGCTATTGGAGGAAGAGGCAAAAAGATTAATTACTCTTTTACCAAAATTTATAACAAGTAAACTAAATAACGAATATATTCACTTAGAATACGTTTACCTCTAGATTTCAAATTAGATAATTACAGTAAGTTTTAGTTAGGTAATTATGGTTCCTTTTTATTTTTGTCTGAAGTAAATACTAATTGGAACACCGGAAAAATCATAATGTTCACGTAGTTTATTTTCAACAAAACGTTTATATGGATCTCTTATATATTGCGGTAAGTTAGCAAAGAAAGCAAACTGAGGAGTATGTGTTGGTAGTTGCATACAATACTTGATTTTGATAAACTTACCTTTAATTGCTGGAGGAGGCATATGCTGCATAATTTCGAGCATTGTTTCGTTCAATTTACTCGTTTGAATTTTACGCTTACGGTTTTCAAAAACTTCTACAGCGGTTTCAATTGCTTTGAATATTCTTTGTTTTGTTAAAGCAGAAATAAATACGATTGGAATATCAGTAAAAGGGGCAACAGTTTCACGTATTTTTCTTTCGAAATCACGCATTGTATTTGTTTCCTTTTCAACTAAGTCCCATTTATTCACCAGAATGACAATTCCTTTTCTATTTTTTTCTGCTAACCAAAAAATTTTCTCGTCTTGTCCTTCGAAACCACGAGTAGCGTCAACAACAACTACAGCCACATCACTGTGTTCAATTGCACGAACAGCTCTCATCACAGAATAGAATTCTAGATCTTCCTTAACTTTCGATTTTTTGCGAATTCCAGCGGTGTCAACTAAATTGAATTCGAAGCCAAAACGATTGTATTTCGTATCTATAGAATCTCTTGTTGTTCCCGCTATGTTCGTTACAATATTTCTGTCTTCACCAATTAACGCGTTAATAAAAGAAGACTTTCCAGCATTTGGTCTTCCTACGACTGCAAATCTTGGTAATTCATTTTCTTTATCGTCTTCTATAGGTTCTGGTATTTTTTCAACAATGGCATCCAATAAGTCACCAGTTCCACTACCGTTTACCGAAGAAATAGTGTGGTAATCTCCCAAACCTAAGTTATAAAATTCAACAGCATCAGCAGCTCTCATTGCATTATCAACCTTATTTACAGCCATGAATAAAGGCTTTTCTACTTGACGCAAAATTTTAGCAACAGCATTATCCATTGGTGTAATACCTTGTTCTACATCTACTACAAAAAGAATGATATCTGCTTCCTCAAGCGCAAGTTGAACTTGTTTTCTGATTTCCTCCTCAAAAATATCATCTGATCCTACAACATATCCTCCTGTGTCAATCACAGAGAACTCTTTTCCATTCCATTCAGATTTTCCGTAATGACGGTCTCTTGTAACTCCACTTACGGAGTCAACAATAGCTTCTCTACGTTTAATTAATCTGTTGAAAAGGGTTGATTTACCTACATTTGGTCTTCCTACAATGGCAACGATGCTACTCATTTAAAATAAAATTTGGGGCAAAGATACAATTTACTGAAAGGAAACCATTAGTATTTTTAATTACTATGCTTTTTTTGCTAAGGTGTATAATATTTACCTTGTGAATATTGATGATAAGTTATTTACAATCAGGTTTTTTTAAAGTCAAGATGTTATCTTAATATGAGTTTTTCGATAAAGGAATTACTGTCAAAAATTTCAGTAGTTGTAAGGAAAAAAAGTAGTATAGATTTGAATTATTAGTTCATCCTATAATCATTGATATCTTTGAGATAGAAAGTTGTGTTAGTCACGACCATTACACTTGGAAACTGAATAAAAAACAACCACTGCTTTATTAAACAGTGATTGCTTACCATACATTAGTATAATGATTACTGTACGTTTTGGTATATACTTACAGTTCCACTATCTTCATTTGAAACTAATAGAAGATCTTTTCCATTAGGGCTATCTTTAGCTGTAATAACTAATAAACCTTCAGGAGCTTCATCTCCATTATGAGATAAAATACTTAAGAACATTGGTGAAGCTGGATTGGTAATGTCGTAAACTAGTATTTGATCTGTACGTTCTAGTCCAACAAAAAGAATGTAACGTTCGTTGTTTATATTTAATACTTCTACAGCTTCTGGTTCTGCACCTTTGTCATCACTTCTTCCGTCATCATCGTTAAAAGTAGCAGGAGTTAATTCTAATGTTTTTTCAGAAATACTATTTCCGCTATCATAAATTAGAGCGCCATTTTCAGACCAAATGGAAAAAGATCTTCCACCATAAGAATAAAGCTTATCATAGTCTCCATCATTATCAGTGTCACCTAAATCTAAAGCTATTTTTAATCTTCCTAAATTTTCTTCTTTTTGTAATTCAGCAGCATTTGGAAAAGCAGTAGGATCTAAATCAATTTTCTTGATTCTTTCTTCATTTACAAAGATTTCTTCGTCATCATCTTCAGTGTCTGTTCCTTTATCATCAATATATTCCCTAGCATCTCCTTCGTTTGCTGAAATAATATATCCTGTTCCATTAATATTCACATAAGTAATGGCATCTGGTTGATAGATACCATAAACAGGAATATTTCTTAATTCTTTTTTATCATCTTTATTACTAGGATCGATAGCATTTCCTGGAACATTATAATCTTTAAATCCTAAAGGATATATTCCTTCTATAGTTTTTGTAACTAAGTTTACTTTTGCTAAACCGTTATTCTCCTGTAAAGAAACCCAAGCAGTTTTTGAATCGTCTGAAACAGTTATATATTCTGGTTCAATATCTTTTGCTAAATCAGCGTTTGGTCCAAATACTCTAAAACCACTACTTTCTAGTGAAGCTTCTTGGCTGTTAAAGTCAGAGAAGTTTAAAGTAGTAACATTACCATTTTCAACACTAATAATACTCACGCTTCCTTCAGGATCATTGGTGTACAAACTGTTTGGTTCTCCTTCATTTGCACAAATAATCAACTTTCCATCTTTAGAAAAAGTAACCATGTCTGGTAAAGCTCCTACAGTATAAGAAGAAATTAAAGTATTGTTTTCGGCATTATATAATGCAATTTTCCCATCGTTTTGTTTTACGGCATCTTCAAGAGCTACTGCAACTTTTCCATCATAAGTGCTAATACTATTTGGTGCACCAGACATAACGGGAATTGATCCAGATTTAACAGGAGAGTCAACATCTCTTAGGTCATAAATAGAAATTTCTTTTGCTTCTGAATTGACAACAAATAGTTTTTGAGTTGTTGAATCGTATGCAGAAATTTCAGCAGCACCTTCACCACCAACATTTATGGTGTTTACGTATGCAAAGTTAACTTCTGTATTTACTGGTGTAGTTCCAGCATTGTCATCATTACAGCTAACTAAAGAAACCGCTAGTGCTAATGATAAGTTTTTAAATAAAATTCTCATGATTGATAGTTTTTGGCAAAACTTCATGTAAAATTTTACTTGAAAGTTATCTTAACAAAAAGTGATTGTTAGCGATTAGCGGTTTATGTTAAATTATTCTTTATATCCGAATCTGCGAAGTTGCTTATCGTTCGATCTCCAGTTCTTATTGATCTTTACATAAAGGTCAAGATATATTTTTTTATCGAAGAAATGTTGAAGACTTTTTCTAGCTTCTGTTCCTACTCTTTTAATAGCCACACCTCGATGTCCTATAATAATACCTTTTTGTGTTTCTCGCTCAACCATAATTACCGAACGGATTTTTATAATATTATCTTCTTCAACAAAACTTTCTGTTTCTACTTCTACCGAATATGGAATTTCTTTTTTATAATGTTGTAAGATTTTTTCTCGAATAGTTTCGTTTACAAAGAAACGTTCAGGTTTATCAGTCAATTGATCCTTTGGATAAAAAGGTGGTGACTCTGGAAGTAGCTCAATTATTTTATAGAAAACAGTTTCTACATTAAATTTTTCGAGTGCAGAAACGACGTACACAAATGAATTTGGTACTTTTTTCTTCCAGTATTCCACTTTTTCTTGAACTTTTTCTTGGCTTGATAGGTCTATTTTATTCAATAATAATATAACAGGAATATTACTATTAATTATCTTATTGAAGAAAGCTTCGTTTTTTAATTCTTTTTCTCCAATTTCTACCATGTAAATCAAAACATCGGCATCATCAAAAGCTGCTTTTACAAAATCCATCATAGAATCTTGTAATTCATATGCCGGTTTTATAATTCCAGGAGTGTCTGAAAAAACAATTTGATAATCTTCTCCATTTACTATTCCCAGAATTCTATGTCTGGTTGTTTGTGCTTTAGAGGTAATTATGGATAATTTCTCACCAACTAAGGCATTCATTAAGGTTGATTTTCCAACATTCGGATTCCCGATTATGTTTACAAATCCTGCTTTATGTGTCATAAAAGCAAAGGTAAGTGTTTTTTATTCTGTTGATTATAAAAAGACTCATTTAGTTTTTTTGAAAAAGGTTAAATTTTATTTGGATATAACAAAAAAATATTTGTATATTTGCCACCCATATCGCGGGATAGAGCAGTAGGCAGCTCGTCGGGCTCATAACCCGAAGGTCGCAGGTTCGAGTCCTGCTCCCGCTACTAAGAGCAACAAGCGATAGCAAAACGGTTTAAAGCAATTTAAACCGTTTTTTTTATGTCTGCAAAAAAGCCTAAATTGCCCAAAGTACACGAAAAAGTACACTTTTTTAACACTTTACATATGAAGAAGAAATACTCAATAGGATTTTACACCGGTGGTGTAAAAGTCGATAATTGGAAGAATTTAAGTGAAGAACAAAAAAAAGAAGCTTTATCTGAAGATTGGTATTTACGTTGGTCTTATAGAAATCCTGATACTGGAAAGTTAGAAAGACAAACCAATTTTAAAGGAGGGGTAAACTACTTCAAAACTAAAACTGAGAGAATAGATTTCTTAAATCAAAGTAAAAGAGCTTTGAAACAACTATTAGATTCAGGCTATACTCCGCAAGATTTAAAGTCAAAACTAGAAGATAGTAAAGAGAATTTTCAAGAGGTTGCTTATTCGGTGAAAAAAGCGCTTGATTTTGCTTATGATATAGCTAAAAATCTAGTTGGTGATAGTACCTTAAAAGGGTACAGAAGTTATAAGAATAAGTTT contains:
- a CDS encoding outer membrane beta-barrel protein; translation: MKKLLILIALTTSFLVSGQSYKFRISGQIQTQKEKMPIEAATVHLEKEKDSSIVSYTISDDKGYFSLEGKSFHTKVKLFVSFIGMDNYSKIISLDETPELNLGAISLKEESNLLNEVIIKSRAPITIKKDTLEFNVKSFKTKKDANVEDLLKKLPGVEVDEEGKITVNGKPVNKILVNGKPFFGNDPSITTKNLAKEIIEKVQITDTKTKSEAFSGENGDANNKTINLTIKKENNKGWFGRVSAGGGTNERFEGATMVNRFDNNQRFSVLASANNINSPGFSFGEIQKMFGNGSGVWIGGNGSFGVGGRQFGGGNGIITSKTAGATYADEYGKGIDVNADYFYSGSNSKNVSRNNREYTLPDRRYFTNSNSNSDNDNHNHSINAELDIEIDSTFLINVNPSFVFNKRESIFNRSEQSLDENQVLTNEFTSSSISNFDAKNFQNRIDITKRFGKKGAFIKATVENQIDQSDGEDFNKSTIDILGTNPSSEVRDQKSIIDNELNSIRSRISYRIPVIAKKLYVDAKYRFRRDERTNVESTFDFDNTTQDFSIFNTDLSSNFTYNDITKTPSIDFVYNVKKWRFNFEIGQVNRTLENIDLLRPNLSLEKDFNNISLDGTFRYRFDSKASVYLNYSLDNNAPSINQLQPFSDVSNPSNIITGNPNLKPSQTHRVYANFNKFNWQKRTGFFLYMGGSLTNNQIVSRTTIDDNLVRTSSYDNADGVYNFWSGANYNKNVKLDSVTNINVRIGTRINGNRSVNILNDVDNIAETFSVTPNFGFSFKWNKVISIEPRYDLTFSKTSYNVDSFLDQEFTSHRVRIRTRTNVPKKLEWRNDINYTYNPNVIGFNQSAWFWNSTLAYSILKDKATITLKAYDLLNQNTNARRVATANYIEDSESTVLQQYFMLGFSWKFNSLGKKGKIREYDYSF
- a CDS encoding energy transducer TonB codes for the protein MGQKEVCTSSENEVEDFNSIGKCAKDNFKKSKETEFVKISSRKRVVRRRISSSILNLRKSVKKSSPRKLSILEIDQIPLFENCSLTSSRDEQQICFNNQIKHHINSNLKYPASAFKNGLEDHVLAEFVINEKGEVSDVNIISSKKHQILEDEAKRLISSLPKLLPAKHNGKVTKMKHRVYVNFNLLNHRIKQF
- the der gene encoding ribosome biogenesis GTPase Der; this encodes MSSIVAIVGRPNVGKSTLFNRLIKRREAIVDSVSGVTRDRHYGKSEWNGKEFSVIDTGGYVVGSDDIFEEEIRKQVQLALEEADIILFVVDVEQGITPMDNAVAKILRQVEKPLFMAVNKVDNAMRAADAVEFYNLGLGDYHTISSVNGSGTGDLLDAIVEKIPEPIEDDKENELPRFAVVGRPNAGKSSFINALIGEDRNIVTNIAGTTRDSIDTKYNRFGFEFNLVDTAGIRKKSKVKEDLEFYSVMRAVRAIEHSDVAVVVVDATRGFEGQDEKIFWLAEKNRKGIVILVNKWDLVEKETNTMRDFERKIRETVAPFTDIPIVFISALTKQRIFKAIETAVEVFENRKRKIQTSKLNETMLEIMQHMPPPAIKGKFIKIKYCMQLPTHTPQFAFFANLPQYIRDPYKRFVENKLREHYDFSGVPISIYFRQK
- a CDS encoding choice-of-anchor I family protein; this translates as MRILFKNLSLALAVSLVSCNDDNAGTTPVNTEVNFAYVNTINVGGEGAAEISAYDSTTQKLFVVNSEAKEISIYDLRDVDSPVKSGSIPVMSGAPNSISTYDGKVAVALEDAVKQNDGKIALYNAENNTLISSYTVGALPDMVTFSKDGKLIICANEGEPNSLYTNDPEGSVSIISVENGNVTTLNFSDFNSQEASLESSGFRVFGPNADLAKDIEPEYITVSDDSKTAWVSLQENNGLAKVNLVTKTIEGIYPLGFKDYNVPGNAIDPSNKDDKKELRNIPVYGIYQPDAITYVNINGTGYIISANEGDAREYIDDKGTDTEDDDEEIFVNEERIKKIDLDPTAFPNAAELQKEENLGRLKIALDLGDTDNDGDYDKLYSYGGRSFSIWSENGALIYDSGNSISEKTLELTPATFNDDDGRSDDKGAEPEAVEVLNINNERYILFVGLERTDQILVYDITNPASPMFLSILSHNGDEAPEGLLVITAKDSPNGKDLLLVSNEDSGTVSIYQNVQ
- the era gene encoding GTPase Era translates to MTHKAGFVNIIGNPNVGKSTLMNALVGEKLSIITSKAQTTRHRILGIVNGEDYQIVFSDTPGIIKPAYELQDSMMDFVKAAFDDADVLIYMVEIGEKELKNEAFFNKIINSNIPVILLLNKIDLSSQEKVQEKVEYWKKKVPNSFVYVVSALEKFNVETVFYKIIELLPESPPFYPKDQLTDKPERFFVNETIREKILQHYKKEIPYSVEVETESFVEEDNIIKIRSVIMVERETQKGIIIGHRGVAIKRVGTEARKSLQHFFDKKIYLDLYVKINKNWRSNDKQLRRFGYKE